A window of Phaseolus vulgaris cultivar G19833 chromosome 4, P. vulgaris v2.0, whole genome shotgun sequence genomic DNA:
TTCAAAGTTTTGTCCTCCATTCTTCATATGGCAACAATCTTTCTTCACATGTCCTCTCTAGTCATAATggtaatatttaatattcttcATTCTTAGATACTTTGATCTACCATGATTTTAACTCCCTCTAGAGTCATGTTTTATTGATTTATCTCTCATCGCGGTTAAAAGGGTTAGTCAGTTAAAAAAGGTTAGTCAAGAGTCACTTGATGCATTCATGTAAGCCAAAAGTGATAGTAAATATATTTGTTGTAATTTGTGAATTATAATAAAATCCTTTAAGAGTTGCTTGAAAGAGAACTTAATATAGCTTAGTTTGAGTCCGCCAATATAAATAAGTACATATCTTCTTTTTTATTGTGCTAGTCGTCAAACTATTTTCAactaaattttacaaaattattttcaatagtTAGATGATCTTCCACCAAACCATCTAGTAAAGGTTGTTTTTTCCAAAACTTatgcaaaaaatattaaacttcaTTCAAACCCCTTCTTAAATTAGTTTAGTCGTATATTCTATTTGGTGTtggttatttaatttattctaatCTTTTGCATCTATGTAATAAATTTGTTGTAGGTGACATAAATTATCTTATATGGAGACTAAGTGGACCAACTGACAATTGAATCGTAGCATTTGAATTGTTACACTCTTAAAGTAGAAAAATATCCATCATAATGACATTCTAGCACTCCTgattatagaaaataatttatgttgTTTCAAAGTGGCATGCAGGAACTCATGTTCTATCAAGAATGGTTCATATAGTGAATTTTCCCTTCAGTCCATGATTTATAAATGGCAACATTGGAACATTGATTTGAACATATAAGTTGTTTCATTAGATTAGCTGTAAAATTCCTTGGTGCCATAGTACCAATGGACCAAAGTGATTCTTTGAAATCACCCCATATACAAGTAATTATGTTCATACAGTTTCTGTTAGGCTAATGGTTGACATCCTGCTAAGTTCAACCTGTCGATCTTCTAATCGACTCACAGCTCGAGAAAAGTTGTTGCTTGCAAATGACAAGTTATCTTCTGTCAGACGTCTCTGACGCCTTTGCTTTATTCTTGATATGAGCTGAGAAACCTCACCTATGGAGGGACGTTTCTTAGGTGATTTGTGCAAGCATTTGTGTCCAATCTTTGCAAGCTGCCTCACTTCTTCAAGATTGCATTTTCCCACTATTTTCTTGTCAAGAATCTCATCTATACCATCATGATCCATTGCAGCCTTGCAAGATAAACAAGAGGATGAGACAGAAATTGTGAAGTATTCCAACATCTTTTTCAAAGAAAAGTAACTTACAAGGTTAACATACTCCATCAAATTTTGATGAGGGTGGATGGCAGTGATGAGCTCAAAAACTATGATACCAAAACTGTATATGTCACTCTTCGTTGTTAACTTGCTTGTGGAAATGTATTCAGGATCCATGTAGCCGTATGTACCTTTGAGACCAGAATTCCGGCCATCAAAGATCTCTTCTTTTGAGAGTCCAAAATCAGCAACCTGCACAGTTCAATTTTGATCACAATTTATTCATATCTGGATAGAATATTATCAATGCCATGAATGTCAAATTTAACTGTTTATTATATATTCCAATATACAAACACAAGCTTTAGAAATGCCACCTAAGCTTCTTGATTTTCAATCATTTAGCCACCATGCAAGAGCTTCTCTCTGATTTTGTAGTCATGCACAAAGTTCTTTTGACCAACAATAACAACATAACCAAGGAAGGATAGCACTGTTTGATTCAATATCTTATGCAAAATTAGGAAAATGAATGGGGATCTGACTTTTAAAAAGAGcatatacaaaaaaatattacctTAGCTCTCTTTGAGTGATCTAGCAATATGTTGGCAGACTTTAAATCGCGATGTATGACAGGTGGGATTGCCTGTTCCATGCATATTCATATTCATCAACACATTTTCTCGTACATTTAGGAAAAAAATACATCAATGAAAATACATACTCCTTCATGAAGGTATTCTATTCCATGTGAAATATCAAGAACAATTTGCAGCCTTTCATCCCAACTCAATACTTTTTCTTCACCTACAAACATTTGCAGACTATTCTCAATTGAGACAACTTAGTTGGTCACGTGACATGTAAAAACATGCAAAAGAAGATACTAgacaaaaaaacaataaaaatagatGAACATCAAGACCTTCCTCTTACCATATAAAAGATTTGCTAAACTTCCATGACTCATATACTGATAAACCAGTATGCGTTGCCCTTTATCTACACAATATCCAACCAAATTCACAAGATTCCGGTGATGCAGTCTTCCTAGCAGAAATACCTGAAgcaaaaagttaaatataaaaagttcAACAAACCAACTGATGGCTGATGTTATAATATATCAGCTTATCCTGAATTACTCAAATTAGAACCAATATCATCAATTACATAAATGATATAACCTTGCGGAAGTGGTCTTCCCTATCCATTTTAAACTGTGATATATTCAGTCTTGAAAATTAAACAACCACTGCAGGCTTTTATTTCCAATGATGATAACCATACtacaaaaaccaaaataataattctaaattttaaggTCATTCATATGGTAATGTTCCAAAACAATTTGATAAAACGGGTACACTTGGGGTTTGAATTGTGAGCTAagttttctagtttttttataaaaaaaaaaaattatagaacaattttcaaatttgtagAGTAAAAGTGGGAGAATATGAAACAATGCAAGGAAGAATGCAAGTAACAGAAAACTTAAAgtagaaaaccaaaacaacttaGAAGAGATGTTCAGATCTTCTTTTAGTTATGAAAGATGTCTTAGTtttgaaaacagttttcaaaaattaatcTTATCAAGCaagtttttctgttttctttctttttgtttttaagaaCAGAAAAAAATTTGCGAATGAGAATCACTACATAttttacatatatacatatatatatatacatatatatatatactgatTTTCTGAAAATGAACAATAAACTCTTTAATATGAGGAGTAATTGAAGCAAAAGCAAGGATAATCATCACCAGCTAGATTATTAATCACTTCAATTGAAGTCAAATAAATAAGTATCAAATCATCTATGAACTTTGCAACGGTTTTTAAACTTATATGTGTGTATGAGTCTCTGAATTAAAGGAAAGAAATGTAAATGGCTCAGAAGGAAATGTATAAGATAATTATGACACCTTTTTCCAGTACTATACAAGTCATAAAGattcaaaatatacaaaattcTGAATCCCACAAACCAAGTAACAGAATATACCTCTGTTTGGAATTCTTTCTCCCCTTGTTTGGAATTAGGTGCAAGGACCTTCACTGCTACAACCTCCCCAGTAGGCATTGTTGCTTTATAAACTGTCCCAAATGATCCTTGTCCCAAGGTTGTCGTGAAGTTTTGTGTGGCCTTTTGAATTTCTCTGCACCATGTAAAGTGTCAGGTTCATACCATTACAATGTTAATATCCCTTTAATAGTGTTTTTATCTGAATTACGTAACATCTCCATTTCCCTACTTTCTCCTTTTCCTTTGTCTTCTGAACTAAGGTAAAATTTGCAAGGCGATTCATCCAATTTATAAAGAAACTTCCCTATAAAAAGATATATAAAGTTCACGATGCAACAAATCAAATAATGAACAAATTTTGATATCTATAGTTATATGCTTCAATTTTAATAGTAGTTATCCATATACAGAACAATTAGGCAAAAAATAAAGACTTAACCTCATGCTTAAGAGAGAAATGGGCATACCTGTATGAATACTTCAGAATGCCTGATGCAGAAGTAAACCGATCTCTGTTTTGATGATTCCACCAAGTGAAATGGGAATTTTTCTTGAGATTTTCTGACCTCGATGTGGCTATGGAACTATCAAGTGATGCACTGAAGTCGGTACTTGTTCCCAATCCATTTGTTCGTATTGGAAGAGTTGTTATACTAGACTCATTTGCAGATAATCTAAGATGAGCAGCACGTTTCTTGTACCATCTTATGCCGAAAAATATGAGGCAAGATATCAGAATTCCAAGTGCCAAACCAACAGAAACACCAATGATAACTAAATCAGTTTGGCGAACCATTCTTTGATCTCTCTTGATACTCAAACAATGAAATCATTTTGCAGAAGACTGGTACTGCAGAGGTCCACTGTCACAGAGTTGGCACAATTTTATGTTAATTCAATGCTTCATCCAGAACTAAATGACATCAATTGAACTCCAAGATAGTAATATATCCAATTGTTCTTCTATTTTATTCCCCTTTTGACAATAGAGGAGATAAAAGATTGTTTAAACCAATGACTCAAATGCAAC
This region includes:
- the LOC137837035 gene encoding calcium/calmodulin-regulated receptor-like kinase 2 yields the protein MVRQTDLVIIGVSVGLALGILISCLIFFGIRWYKKRAAHLRLSANESSITTLPIRTNGLGTSTDFSASLDSSIATSRSENLKKNSHFTWWNHQNRDRFTSASGILKYSYREIQKATQNFTTTLGQGSFGTVYKATMPTGEVVAVKVLAPNSKQGEKEFQTEVFLLGRLHHRNLVNLVGYCVDKGQRILVYQYMSHGSLANLLYGEEKVLSWDERLQIVLDISHGIEYLHEGAIPPVIHRDLKSANILLDHSKRAKVADFGLSKEEIFDGRNSGLKGTYGYMDPEYISTSKLTTKSDIYSFGIIVFELITAIHPHQNLMEYVNLAAMDHDGIDEILDKKIVGKCNLEEVRQLAKIGHKCLHKSPKKRPSIGEVSQLISRIKQRRQRRLTEDNLSFASNNFSRAVSRLEDRQVELSRMSTISLTETV